Part of the Nicotiana tabacum cultivar K326 chromosome 20, ASM71507v2, whole genome shotgun sequence genome, taaaaataaacttaCAAAACTAACAAATAATATATGTtgtcaaattaactcaaatatcgagtctgaaacccatagataattactcagtccaattcaataattaaatatttaatttattaaactaacaaaattttaaacttattgaaattgacgcacataataattaaagataactttgtaacgacccgacttgtcgttttaagaattaacgcctcgttcaACGACTTAAGATCTCGAccaacttcgtaatatgtattatgactcgcatgtgaggtcgagtttggttttcggaagattcggagttaatataaagaatattttgaggcttaagttggaaaaagtcaaccggatgttgacttatgtgttagagggttcggatgtgagttctgatggttcggttaggttcggaaggtgatttgtgacttaggagagtgatcggaagtggttttggaggtacggtatagaattaggcttgaattggcgaagttagtattttggcaaattccggttgataggtgagattttgatccgagggtcggaatggaattccgagagtttctgtagcttcattatgtcattttggacttgtctgcaaaacttaaggtcattcggactagttttcatgtgtttcggcatcggttgtgaaatttgaaaattaaataagttcttatgcttgaatccatgcataattggtgattttgatgatatgtgatgtgatttgaggcctcgactaagtccgtgatgtgtttttagacttgttggtacttttggttgaggtcccgggggcctcgggtgtgtttcgggtgagttttgagcgagtacggacaccccggaacttagaaaatggagAGGGCAGCAGTGGCggcgcggaccgcgctccttCTCGCGCTGGCGCGCGGCCGCGCAGGGGAAGAATCTGCAGGTCACTGGTCCTACTtaggaagctcatatcttttgatccacaaggaattttgaggtgattcaaaaataaaagttgtagcccttcgtgtctagtttccagaaaggtaaaatATTGCACTTTGgatatctgtagagaaagttatggccaaactACTAAAGCCTGTCCCTGCAGAGCAAGGTCTGCGCGTCCGCGGACGTTTCTGCGAGGACCCTGCTGATTTTGcacggaccgcggtcatttttgtgtggtcagcggtgtcggaatccgaggggtactctataaatacgaggttttggatttttatttgatattttgacctagagagctcggattttggcgatttttcgaaggtttttcaagaaattggtcggggtaagtgattctaacttagatttagttagagtacatgaatctatcactgaattcatcatttaattcgtgatttgagatggaatttgggaagaaaattgtggaacctttcaaaaatgtaaaatgatgatttgaaggaccaaatggtatcggaattggataattttggtatggttggactcgtggttgaatgggtgttcatattttgctacttttgtcggattctgagatgtgggccccacgggtaattttgagttaaatttcggattttaatggaaaatgtagaaattcatatgtaattaattcttataatttttattgactgaatcgaattgtttatgactagatttgagaatttcgggcacgaattcgcgaggcaaaggcttgagttggtcgtggaagttcgaggtaagtgtttggtctaccCTAGCTTAAGGGAATATGAGTTGAGTATATTTGCTACTTGTTATGTGATGTGTCCGACatataagcatggtgacgagtatctatacgttgggggtcgaacatgcccgtgagtcttgtattataattgttgtgactccgttgtagtttattgcgcttcatgtgttattattattattgttcccttgttggaatgtttgttttgatagtattgttcccttgttgggatgtttgttttgataagtattgttcccttgttgggatggttgttttgatagtattgttcccttgccgggaaagtTAATGAAGTAATTGTGGTTCTTGAACTTCGAGGAGCAATGACTCAAgttataatacgaattgtgaaagtttATGAGATAATTGCAtactttggagcattggctcaagtgttagagtgagttatgaaatgaaagtgaaagaaagagaaagaggcaTCGATTGTTCTATTGCCgggaaatttatattattaatgttgtccCCTTGCCAGGATCTAAATTGTTtacttattgttcccttgccgggattcttattttAACCTTGTCTATTCCCACGCTCCATTGTTTGTGGTTgctgcttgggtgaggaagagtgataaagcacgaagggtgatgccgtgtattgttgtttgtgaggaaagagtgtaaagcatgaagggtcattccgtgccatgatataaatgttaatgcacgaagggtcattccgtgccatgatataaatgttaatgcacgaagggtcattccgtgccatgatataaatgttaatgcacgaagggtcattccgtgccatgatataaatgttaatgcacgaaggatcattccgTGCCATCATTATGTGAGGTAAAGCACGAAGGAAAATGCCGTGTACtttatatgattgatttggtgagaacgagagtaaaagcacgaaggatgatgtcgtgcaacTGTTGTTTTCCTACTCACTGTTgatgtgtttacttgttattaataattcaagtgtattaactagTTAGGTCCCTTTACTGTTGTAACCCATTGTGTTCGAATCCATAGTGTTTGCGATACCTCgccttatttatttgtttgtgttcaaatctccaaatttcaaaaaaaaaattgtcacatttttaactcaattgatttctcgtattaaaggtactaattcattcgatattgtacagtaattgaaaagggtattttctttatcaaatgatttcagaaataaataaataataacgtcatcttttcttgttgatttcctaattgcgTTGGGAgatgtactctactttatgttaagtggacgaggctccttgaacattcttaattgtattgggttatggaacctatgagctgagtaacatgagaatattgttgtgcaatgtgagatagaaatatgtgggcacaaggtgccggggaaaatattatgattttatttaatggcacgtgagcTGTCCGTGAGGTTGTGACataaatgtgggcacgagatgctGTGAAATTtcgaaagtgggctgagacctatattatttatgattataatatgaggtgtcacaaggtgacctttactcgaaagaattatattcgaaagatgcttatatgaaagatatctatttgaaggaaatatattcaaaatatatttaatgaaaaatatattatcttagagattattacttgaaggatttataagcgaaagatttatatttgaaggacttgattaattgattgcacttgtatttgttatttgttgagaagcaattttggtgttcttgttgccagttatttatatcattggttgatcatcgttgccattattattatttgcttcatattattttgtacgctataaactgcacaggtttatgtgagtgtctagtcctagccttgtcactacttcgccgaggtaggctagacacttaccagcacatgaggtcggttgtgctgatactacacttctgtacatttttgtgtacagatccatgCCTTTAATCGACGGTAGCTATTCATTGCGGTGAAGACTTAAGGTAAACCTGCTATAGCATTCGCAGTCCTCAAAGccaccttcaattgtacttatttccatttgttcccttTGCTTCGGAATAGTGATGTAATCAtattgtataactactcttagaaaggcttgtgacttgtactaccggttttgggaattgcattttgttcagagtaatttaatttaaagttagtgaaTACCCATATTATTAcggtaaatgttaggcttacctagtttagaaactaggtgccatcacgacttcttttgagggatttttgggtcgtgacaaacttggtgctactgggcctcaaatatcgagcctggaactcaTAGATAATTACTAATTAAAGATAGTTTGGTGCGatcgggcctcaaatatcgagcctggaacccgcagataattactcagtccaataaaaaaataattatttaatttattaaactaacaaaattctaaaaatattgaaaatgacacacataataattaaggataacatGGTGcaaccgggcctcaaatatcgagcctggaacccatagataattactcagtccaattaaataattaattatctaatttattaaactaacaaaattctaaaaatgttgaaattgacacacaaaaTAATTAATGATAACTTGGTGCAACCGaccctcaaatatcgagcctggaatccatagataattactcagtccaattaaataattaattatttaatttattaaactaacaaaattctaaaaatattaaaattgacacacataataattaaggataacttggtgcaaccgggcctcaaatatcgagcctggaacccatagataattactcagtccaattaaataattaattatttaatttataaactaacaaaattgacacacataataattaaggataacttggtgctaccgggactcaaatatcgagcctggaacccatagataattactcagtccaattaataattaattatttaatttattataacacaaacacacaattaatattgtttaaattatagtagacgacatggacttgCCGCTTGTGCATCCTGGACCAGCCGAGGATCAGATATTAGTGTTGCAGGGCGACCATAGGTCCTCCTATGTATGGGAGGGACATCTATTGGATCAGACTCTCCGCGCCAGGAGACCTGACAATTTGTGGGACTTCTTGAGGCAGAGACATTTCCATCCCCGCGTAGTAAAGCGCCTAGAGGCTACGGGCTTCCTTACGATTTTTCAGATTGGCGGGATGCAACCCGATTGGTCTCTCATCACGGcattgatagagcggtggcgactggagacgcacacttttcacTTGCCCACTGGAGAGGCCACCATCATGCTTGAGGATGCTCAGGTTTTGTATGGGCTACGTGTAGATGGACTGGCTGTTTCACTGCCCCAGTACATAAGAGCTATGATGCGTCCCCAGTATTTGGATTTGATGGGGCAGTATACTGGTTACAGACCACAGGGTGAGGCTGCACTTAGAGGGGGCAATCGCGTTTCTATGACAGCTATCAGAGAGCATATGGAGGTATTGCACCCAAACATTACCGGCGAGACAGAGGCTATCCATATTGAGCGGAACACGAGGTTGGTGTTGCTCCTTCTTTTGGGGGGTGTATTGTTCCCGGACACTTCGGGAAATCTAGTGAGTATGCGCTTTTTGCATCATCTGCACCAACTAGATGAGTTACCCCGATACAGCTGGGGTGCTGCTATTCTAGCATACCTGTACAGGAGTatgtgccgggcgagcatgggcaGCCAGGTGGACATATGTGGATTTCTGccacttctacaggtgacaacattttcGAATACTCTGTTTATTACTCTGAATTCTATATGGTCAAAATGActcttaaattttacgtcaaccttttatcttaggtttgggcctggcagCGGATCCTGCCATTGCAGTCACCTCTACCACCACTAAAGCCGGGTGTAGCACCTctgtttctccctctagctacgAGGTGGGTTCTCCGGCGTGGGAACTACTGAGGGactgatgctcatcataatctcccccttgtcAGGGATATGTTAGATATGCTGGTGGCCGgacaggtaaatatgtacctaaacttacttgttataaattcacttgtgttgcgcatactcacttttatgttattatttgatagttcatctggacgccatacaacGACGAGTTGCTAGCTCAGCTGCCCGATTATTGCTTAGTCGACCGACTGCTTTGGAGCACTTTCGTCCCGATGATCTTCTTCGATGTGGTTGAGCATCATGCCATAGAGCTTGTGCTTCACTAGTTTCACCGTCCCCAACCTATACCGGGGGAGCCTGCATGGGTGCCTACACATTATTAGCAAGATGACCGTACCAGGGTAGACGATGCATTTGTAGGATGGCTAGAGCAGCAGGTCCATATTTGGGACCAGCGAGAGTACCGTTTTCCGCCACCACCTTCACATATCCAGGAGGCCGCTATTGAGCTGCATACGTCATGGTACCGTCGTCACACCCGACTGATGATCGGGAACCCTATTCATGTACTTGGCAATCGGTACAgaccatacgccgggaggcacgaggcactggtatgtttttgTGGCTTATTAATATCTTATAATTGTGATAtagcattatttaattaatattttaaatgttgcGCAGGACATTGGGCATCACATGTTCTACCAGTTGGGACAGGAGGTGCAGCAGCATGGCGACAATGCTGCAGTCGTTGAGTATGGCCGGTAGGTAGAAGAGCTGGCTCGTCGGACCCTATATCAAGCGAGAGATGGCACGAGGTTGGATCACGAGGCTGAGTATGCGGCGCCAGAGGAGTACCATCAGGGTAGGGCT contains:
- the LOC142174407 gene encoding serine/threonine-protein phosphatase 7 long form homolog, giving the protein MDLPLVHPGPAEDQILVLQGDHRSSYVWEGHLLDQTLRARRPDNLWDFLRQRHFHPRVVKRLEATGFLTIFQIGGMQPDWSLITALIERWRLETHTFHLPTGEATIMLEDAQVLYGLRVDGLAVSLPQYIRAMMRPQYLDLMGQYTGYRPQGEAALRGGNRVSMTAIREHMEVLHPNITGETEAIHIERNTRDMLDMLVAGQDIGHHMFYQLGQEVQQHGDNAAVVEYGR